One part of the Papilio machaon chromosome 5, ilPapMach1.1, whole genome shotgun sequence genome encodes these proteins:
- the LOC106721170 gene encoding vesicle-associated membrane protein 7 yields MPILFSVVARGTVVLAKYATCAGNFTEVTEQILTKIPPRDDKLTYSHGNYLFHYIAENKLVYFCITDDKFQRSRAFLFLNEIKRRFTSAFGDTAQTAIPYAMNGEFSRVLATEMTHYSESKDLDTISRVHGELDELKNIMVKNIDNMAMRGEKLELLVNKADNLATHSVSYRASARTLQRSLFWKNIKMYVILILIVALAIYLIGAMACGGLAWRSCVG; encoded by the exons atgccGATTCTATTTAGCGTTGTTGCCCGGGGCACAGTTGTCTTGGCTAAGTATGCAACTTGCGCTGGAAATTTTACAGAAGTCACTGAACAAATACTAACAAAGATTCCACCCCGCGATGACAAGCTTACCTACTCTCACGGAAATTACCTATTTCACTATATTGCCGAAAACAAACTGGTATACTTCTGCATTACTGACgat AAATTTCAACGTTCGAGAGCATTTCTCTTTCTAAATGAAATCAAGAGAAGATTTACGTCAGCATTTGGGGATACTGCACAGACAGCCATCCCCTATGCTATGAATGGAGAGTTTTCAAGAGTTCTGGCCACTGAGATGACACATTACAGCGAGTCAAAAGACTTGGACACTATATCCCGAGTGCACGGTGAACTTGATGAACTGAAAAACATCAtggttaaaaatattg ACAACATGGCGATGCGTGGCGAAAAACTAGAATTACTGGTTAATAAAGCTGATAATCTGGCGACACAT TCGGTCTCATATCGTGCGTCAGCTAGGACCCTCCAGCGTTCCTTGTTCTGGAAGAATATCAAGATGTACGTGATATTGATTCTCATCGTTGCTTTAGCGATATATCTGATAGGAGCTATGGCTTGTGGTGGACTTGCGTGGAGGTCTTGTGTtggttaa
- the LOC106721324 gene encoding pyridine nucleotide-disulfide oxidoreductase domain-containing protein 1, producing the protein MAKLKVSYLVVGGGIAGVTCVETLAILHPEESLAIITASSLVKNVSNVSFYAKTIVKFDVSETEARSLLRIHPNLNIIYDSLKTLNTQDKLATTDSGITIEYKVICICTGGIPRLISDSNKCDRIIGIRDTDSVNDFKEKLKNGRRMVIVGNGGIASEIVHATKGIQKVWVIRDDYISKTFIDPGAAEFFQNTMKTKSSKVPQAPSILRRHIFTEDDKLISINKNLKSAALGPDWYRKLETLTGDSIEQELEIIYNVEVDSFQEVNNKEYPLEVKLTNGKLIQCDFVISATGVEPAVNFSWDHEPKRGQDGGLAVNEYQETSIADVFAAGDVATAAWEYAPHWFQLRLWTQARQMAGMAAKAMHAKMTNENVLQDFCFELFTHCTTLFGYRVILLGKYNGQGLGNDYEILLRTTPDLEYIKFVLKNGRLQGAILIGETDLEEMVENLILDQIDLTPFGDDILNPDIDIDDYFD; encoded by the coding sequence ATGgctaaattaaaagtttcgtATTTAGTTGTTGGTGGCGGAATAGCCGGAGTGACATGTGTGGAAACTTTAGCTATCTTGCATCCCGAAGAGAGTCTTGCAATTATTACTGCCTCCTCgttagttaaaaatgtaagcAATGTTAGTTTCTATGCTAAAACTATTGTAAAGTTTGATGTTTCTGAAACAGAAGCTAGGTCATTACTAAGAATTCATCCCaaccttaatattatttatgactcactaaaaactttaaacacaCAAGATAAATTAGCAACTACAGATAGCGGTATCACCATTGAATACAAAGTAATCTGTATTTGTACTGGAGGTATACCTCGTTTAATATCAGACTCTAATAAATGTGATAGAATCATAGGGATAAGAGACACAGATTCTGTAAATGACTTTAAAGAAAAGCTTAAAAATGGACGAAGAATGGTAATAGTCGGAAATGGAGGCATTGCATCAGAAATAGTTCATGCTACAAAAGGAATACAGAAAGTATGGGTGATTAGAGAtgattatatttcaaaaacctTTATTGACCCTGGAGCTGCAGAATTTTTTCAAAACACAATGAAGACTAAATCATCTAAAGTGCCACAGGCACCATCGATACTAAGAAGACACATATTTACAGAGGATGATAAATTGATATCcattaataagaatttaaagtCAGCAGCGCTAGGACCTGATTGGTACCGTAAACTTGAAACCCTTACTGGAGATAGTATAGAACAAGAACTGGAAATCATTTACAATGTTGAAGTTGATTCATTTCAGGAAGTAAACAATAAAGAATATCCATTAGAAGTAAAGCTTACTAATGGAAAGCTAATTCAATGTGACTTTGTTATATCTGCAACTGGGGTTGAACCAGCTGTTAATTTTTCTTGGGACCATGAACCAAAAAGAGGACAAGATGGTGGATTAGCAGTAAATGAATATCAGGAGACTTCTATTGCAGATGTGTTTGCTGCTGGTGATGTCGCTACAGCTGCCTGGGAATATGCTCCACATTGGTTTCAGTTAAGGCTTTGGACCCAGGCTAGACAGATGGCTGGAATGGCTGCTAAGGCTATGCATGCCAAGATGACTAATGAAAATGTTCTACAAGATTTTTGCTTTGAACTTTTCACCCATTGCACAACACTTTTTGGGTACAGAGTAATATTGTTAGGAAAATACAATGGTCAAGGCTTGGGAAATGATTATGAAATATTGCTCCGTACAACTCCTGACCTtgagtatataaaatttgtccTCAAAAATGGGAGGTTACAAGGTGCTATATTAATTGGAGAGACTGATTTAGAAGAAATGGTAGAAAATCTTATATTAGATCAAATAGACTTGACACCATTTGGTGATGATATATTGAATCCTGATATTGACATAGATGactattttgattaa